From the Toxoplasma gondii ME49 chromosome VIIa, whole genome shotgun sequence genome, one window contains:
- a CDS encoding hypothetical protein (encoded by transcript TGME49_201810~Signal peptide predicted by SignalP 2.0 HMM (probability 0.725) with cleavage site probability 0.267 at residue 32) yields the protein MWPLKTGESLLSRPYTAFLLRVCVALLFVAPLENCPRRSDSGPPSRFSRGLSLSPLFPQDSPGCSSLEGAAAAATLATSGDVFFSPSQSESACDVGDSPGCLLSLYERGSATAAGLSFDAYALLKEVDVGALASFVSFAQPTFDLRAVQEAHLSPTQRRQRLAATLRRFIRDRVKKADALLPAELSSLFAAIQVYDWTLIEEAVVPLLPPQLLAEQPFDVVEDLLYGGEATGAFEEEARGQFEQGSRGDPVLGGETQQRAGEVRKQQGRRDRLEEAGRSEERFDEASVSWEQIESLDPLEARTQRDWKKGDTGEGTGEGCVEHSAWTGEEAAGDVHLDVTET from the coding sequence ATGTGGCCGCTGAAAACCGGAGAGTCTTTATTGTCGCGTCCCTAcaccgcgtttctcctgcgAGTCTGCGTGGCTCTGCTGTTCGTCGCCCCCCTGGAAAACTGTCCGCGGAGGTCCGACTCCGGCCCGCCCTCGCGGTTCTCGAGGgggttgtctctctcgccgctgttTCCCCAAGATTCTCCCGGGTGCTCGAGTTTGGAGggcgccgcagccgccgcgaCCCTGGCGACGTCTGGcgacgttttcttctctccgtcccaAAGTGAGTCTGCCTGCGATGTTGGCGATTCGCCGGGgtgtctgctctctttgTACGAGCGCGGAAGCGCGACGGCGGCGGGTCTGTCTTTCGACGCGTACGCGCTGCTGAAGGAGGTTGACGTCGGCGCGCTCGcgtcgttcgtctcctttgcACAGCCAACGTTCGATCTGCGTGCGGTGCAGGAAGCCCACCTGTCGCCCACGCAGAGACGGCAGCGCCTCGCAGCCACGCTCAGGCGCTTCATCCGCGATCgagtgaagaaggcagacgcgcTGCTTCCCGCAgaactctcttctctcttcgctgcaaTTCAGGTCTACGACTGGACTTTGATTGAGGAGGCCGTCGTCCCCCTGCTTCCCCCGCAGCTCCTCGCTGAGCAGCCGTTCGATGTCGTAGAGGACCTGCTCTacggaggagaggcgacCGGAGctttcgaggaagaagcgaggggaCAGTTCGAACAGGGGTCGAGGGGAGATCCAGTTCTCGGAggcgagacgcagcagagagcaGGTGAGGTAAGAAAGCAACAGGGCCGAAGAGACCGTCTGGAGGAggcggggagaagcgaggaacggTTCGACGAGGCTTCAGTGTCTTGGGAACAGATCGAGTCGCTCGACCCGTTGGAGGCAAGAACCCAGAGAGactggaagaaaggagacaccggagaggGGACAGGGGAAGGGTGTGTCGAACACTCTGCTtggacgggagaagaagctgctggaGATGTCCACTTGGATGTGACGGAAACGTGA
- a CDS encoding hypothetical protein (encoded by transcript TGME49_201800) produces MALNRVPSRVLPFAVSGVYVHPRNACRLPAAAAVSSVPSSVSAFSSRTNFLSRSSSAVMSHPCAATARHFSFAIPPANAAALADPLPATPTPPPVFEAVSSASSGIASGTNALKNVEEVSTMERYEAAVYEESFKKPIVCLFFARFSLQSKVLLQPFLDFAASASNNATFFLIDCDRVPRAAYHARVENVPSLVVMKGDDAFRQTITDSVGVKTAGDLIQEARSALDQVLRLDQQEGGTKLQPGVSSYTHHIGVDNLNVYRKGWPVA; encoded by the exons ATGGCCCTCAACAGAGTGCCCTCCCGCGTACTGCCGTTCGCGGTGtctggggtgtatgtacaccccagaAACGCCTGCCGGCTGCCTGCCGCGGCCGCCGTGTCGTCAGttccgtcttctgtctctgctttttcctcgcggACAAATTTTCTTTCGCGCTCCTCATCGGCTGTGATGTCGCACCCTTGCGCCGCTACCGCCCGCCACTTTTCTTTCGCGATTCCTCCGGCCAACGCCGCAGCGCTCGCGGACCCTCTCCCGGCGACGCCCACCCCGCCGCCAGTGTTTGAGGCtgtttcgtctgcctcttccggAATCGCGAGTGGGACTAACGCCCTGAAAAACGTCGAAGAAGTCTCCACCATGGAGCGCTACGAAGCCGCGGTGTACGAGGAAAGCTTTAAGAAGCCCAtcgtctgtctgtttttcgcaCGCTTCTCCCTCCAGAGCAAAGTCCTCCTCCAGCccttcctcgacttcgccGCGAGCGCGAGCAACAACGccactttcttcctcatcgaCTGCGACCGCGTCCCCAGAGCTGCATACCACGCTCGA GTCGAAAACGTTCCCAGCCTCGTTGTGATgaaaggcgacgacgcgTTCCGTCAGACCATCACTGACTCGGTCGGCGTCAAGACA GCCGGAGATTTGATTCAAGAGGCGCGGAGCGCTCTGGACCAAGTGCTTCGCTTGGATCAGCAGGAGGGCGGCACGAAGCTGCAGCCCGGAGTGAGTTCGTACACGCACCACATCGGCGTCGACAACTTGAATGTGTATCGCAAGGGCTGGCCTGTCgcttga
- a CDS encoding FHA domain-containing protein (encoded by transcript TGME49_201790) yields MEHHSRCRAALSASTSSRSVYDPLFSRERRQLSDQPENGEASVVRPPGKVGAARSASRSRGTEVSSSDTHPPPQREVGEASFSAGEAALRDSGNSLSSRGSRLATSRCDTTRSSFGETPGSCEPPSSRESQSRDEDAFNAKLKRQSRRTRSRSRGRSEREREAERREREGLGSREERHWRERREGREERGTERREGRRHPEGGLERLLQVAAGATAAAEEAEKARREAALLRAAEWQSRAEDTRLLRGVPRRGIVEFSPKSLDKADRPRIPGGDCPFEKRENERSDRERGAASWEVKKDLADAKVKSESFHAATKREKREEQTGLTRSRNPRSFSKSPNEEHEEKHPFAWGRPSETGTGLVKDDARQGQHETEKQDALRPNFEPSGLLSEDRGENSRNGVSLKHTEPADAAMPSKKWRLYMFKNDRTKPAAEVANQEPDKTLHLHRRSSFIFGKDNRVADILLMHPTISKQHAVLQFRRKLGDVSPYIIDLESTNGTYLNGAKIETCRYYQLREQDTLRFGKSTRDFVLLHAGSVAVDLSYNSFLDSRSGGQSTED; encoded by the exons ATGGAGCACCACTCGCGCTGCAGAGCcgccctctctgcgtcgacttcttcgcgctctGTCTACGaccctcttttctcccgcgaGCGCCGACAGCTCTCCGACCAGccggaaaacggagaagcctCGGTTGTGCGTCCTCCTGGAAAGGTCGGCGCGGCTCGGAGTGCATCGCGCAGTCGCGGAACGgaggtctcttcttcagacacGCACCCACCTCCCCAGCGAGAGGTCGGAGaagcgtctttctctgctggaGAGGCGGCTCTCCGAGACTCGGGGaactcgctctcctctcgcggCTCGCGACTGGCGACTTCTCGGTGTGACACCACTCGCTCCTCTTTCGGAGAGACTCCCGGGTCTTGCGAGCCCCCTTCGTCTCGAGAGTCACAGAGTCGAGACGAGGACGCGTTCAACGcgaagctgaagagacagTCCCGAAGAACTCGCAGCCGCAGCCGAGgacgaagcgagagggagagagaagctgagagacgagagagagaaggactgggttccagagaagaaagacactggagagaacgaagggaagggagagaagagaggggaaccgagaggagagaagggagaagacaccCTGAAGGAGGACTGGAACGCTTGTTGCAAGTCGCTGCTGGGGCAAccgcagcagcagaggaagcagagaaagcgcgACGAGAAGCTGCGTTGCTGCGAGCAGCTGAGTGGCAAAGTCGTGCGGAGGATACTCGCCTTCTACGGGGGGTGCCTAGGAGAGGAATCGTGGAGTTCTCTCCTAAGTCCCTCGACAAGGCCGACAGACCTCGAATCCCTGGCGGCGACTGTCCTTttgaaaagcgagagaacgagcgctccgacagagagcgaggcgccGCCAGCTgggaagtgaagaaggacCTGGCGGACGCGAAGGTGAAGAGCGAAAGCTTCCACGCAGCtacgaagagggagaaacgggagGAACAGACAGGGCTCACCCGGAGTCGGAATCCGCGAAGTTTCTCCAAGTCACCGAACGAGGAGCACGAGGAAAAACACCCATTTGCTTGGGGTCGACCCTCAGAGACTGGAACAGGACTCGTGAAGGATGACGCTCGACAGGGGCAGCatgaaacagagaaacaagatg CGTTGAGGCCAAATTTCGAGCCCTCTGGACTGCTCAGCGAGGACCGGGgcgagaactcgagaaacgGCGTCTCCTTGAAG cacACAGAGcccgcagacgccgccaTGCCCTCGAAGAAGTGGCGCCTCTACATGTTCAAGAACGATCGAACGAAACCTGCAGCAGAGGTCGCGAATCAAGAGCCTGACA AGACGCTCCACCTCCATCGCCGTTCGTCTTTCATTTTCGGAAAAGACAATCGCGTCGCCGACATTCTCCTCATGCATCCGACGATCTCCAAACAGCATGCAGTTCTGCAGTTTCGACGGAAACTCGGAGACGTCAG TCCCTACATAATCGACCTTGAAAGCACTAACGGGACGTACTTAAACGGCGCGAAAATTGAGACGTGTCGCTACTACCAGCTCAG agaacaagacactCTTCGATTCGGGAAGAGCACTCGAGacttcgttcttctgcaCGCTGGAAGCGTGGCTGTGGACCTCAGCTACAATTCTTTCTTGGACTCCCGGAGTGGAGGGCAGTCGACAGAGGACTAG